The following proteins come from a genomic window of Cervus canadensis isolate Bull #8, Minnesota chromosome 20, ASM1932006v1, whole genome shotgun sequence:
- the LOC122422695 gene encoding uncharacterized protein LOC122422695 — protein sequence MFCCLPLPRGRGLGRAHRQSVWDRWRRWLRAPRGGLWPFARRNRKSFPPDVADEGDTPSTSSREGSEPHPPAREAQCRVQVSVPMEGSAQGGVKSKRGRPPQKPPRTHRGAQSRAASRLSTPGSDPEPRAPLPLRQHEDLEPSAAEHRALALTFQLNQAPFPTPVPTEVLAARAGPRDPLRGHRDLIHPASKTLDQLVPGHHTGQIGPLCLQDAQPQAPMSLPLGPNVHLHLHLHPLGLWQENPSQGMSYHLCRDSLPWLLLNTQTPTMTDQPLQGQRAPLLDRDPEPVLETPGPGEPWALQPLSLSAPHGCHQLAPHPGETDFPSLEGLFIWFFSTYFVLFYLFYGVLYFSWFSLKE from the exons ATGTTCTGCTGTTTGCCCCTGCCCAGAGGCCGGGGCCTCGGGAGGGCTCACAGGCAGAGTGTGTGGGATCGCTGGCGACGCTGGCTCAGGGCCCCCCGAGGAGGCCTCTGGCCCTTTGCCCGAAGGAACAGGAAG AGCTTCCCACCGGATGTGGCCGACGAGGGGGACACGCCGTCCACCTCCTCGAGGGAGGGGTCGGAGCCCCATCCCCCTGCCCGTGAGGCCCAGTGCAGGGTCCAGGTGAGCGTGCCCATGGAGGGGTCAGCCCAAGGGGGAGTGAAGAGCAAGAGGGGAAGGCCTCCCCAGAAACCACCCAGGACACACCGCGGGGCCCAGTCTCGGGCTGCTTCGCGGCTCAGCACACCTGGCTCCGACCCAGAGCCCCGAGCACCCCTCCCTCTGAGGCAGCACGAGGACCTGGAGCCCAGCGCggcagagcacagag CTCTAGCTCTGACCTTCCAACTCAACCAGGCTCCATTTCCAACACCTGTCCCTACAGAGGTGCTTGCTGCACGTgcaggacccagggatccactGAGGGGACATCGAGACCTGATCCATCCTGCCTCAAAGACACTGGACCAGCTGGTTCCTGGCCACCACACTGGGCAGATCGGACCTCTGTGCCTGCAGGACGCCCAGCCCCAGGCACCGATGTCCCTCCCCCTCGGCCCAAACGTCCACCTCCACCTGCACCTGCACCCGCTCGGGCTTTGGCAGGAGAACCCGAGTCAGGGCATGAGTTACCACCTCTGCAGGGACAGCCTGCCCTGGCTCCTGCTCAACACCCAGACGCCCACGATGACTGACCAACCGCTGCAGGGACAACGGGCCCCTCTTCTGGACAGAGACCCAGAGCCCGTTCTGGAAACACCAGGTCCAGGGGAGCCGTGGGCTCTGCAGCCGCTATCCCTGTCTGCCCCCCATGGATGCCATCAACTCGCTCCCCACCCAGGGGAGACTGACTTCCCTTCCCTTGAGGgtctgtttatttggtttttctctacCTATTTTGTGCTCTTTTACTTGTTCTATGGTGTTCTGTACTTTTCTTGGTTcagtttgaaagaataa